GGCCTGACGCGAGCATTCGATGGACGATCGTTGCCAGAACTGCCGCCGCTGCTGGATCGTGTTTTGGCTGAGGAACAAGAACGCAGAGGAAACGCTGGGATCATCTTGGCACTCCGTCGTGACCCTGCCGGGGCATCACAACAAGCCGTTCAGCAGCTTCAAAACTCCGAAACAGATCTTGGACTTCGGATCGAACTGGCGCAACTTTTGGGTGAGCTGAAGCAGAAGGCCGCGATCGATACCCTACTAAAATTGGCAACCGGGCGAATGGCTGCCGATCCATCGCTACAGCGCGTTGCCATTTTGTCGCTTGGCCATTTCGCCGACGAGCGGATTGCCGGTGGCCTGATCGCTGCGTTCTATGGACGAATCTCGGCAGAACACGGTTTACGAGATGCAGCATGCCGGACGCTTGCCAGCCGTCGCAATTGGGCCGAACGATTGGTTAACGAAGTCACGTCTTGGCGACTGAAGCGACGTGAAGTTCCAGAAGACGTCGTCCAACAGTTACGTGCCTATGAAGATGAAGCGATGACCCAATCGGTCGAGGAAGCCTTCGGTAAACAGGTCACTGTTTCATCCAAAGAGAAAATCGCTCAGATCCAACGCTACTCTGATTTGCTAGCATCTTCGCTGAAAGATGTATCGACTGGTGATGAAGTTGAACGTGGCGAAGCGATCTTTAAATCGAAGTGCGGTAACTGTCACCGTTTGTTCGGCCAAGGCAATTCGATCGGCCCCGCCCTTGATGGGTACGAGCGTGGGAACGTCAAGTTTTGGCTGAACGCCATCATCGAGCCCAGCTTGGAAATCCGCGAAGGCTTTCAGTCGTACCAAGCACTGACCGAAGATGGTCGTGTGCTGACCGGAATGATGCACGCACAAGATCCGCAAACGGTCACGCTTCGGACCGCAGATAATCGTCAAGTCATCTTGGTCCGCGACGATCTGGAACGGTTCGCCCCGATGCAAACGTCTCTGATGCCAGAGAACCTGTTGCAGGATTTGTCCGACGAGCAGGTGAGCGATTTGTTTCGCTATCTGATGCTTCGGCAGTAGTCCTGGGGCGGTGCGCAGCTTCCAACTCGTGCGGGGCTCTCGCTTGGCATGTGTCCGAACTGGCAGGCAGGAGCCTTGCGACAAGGGCTCGTGCGAGGCTCTGCCTCGCATGAAATGTCTCGCAGGCTCCGCCTGCAATTGCTCTTAGCGGCAGGCGGGAGCCTGCCAAGCCAAGGTGTTGCAAGGCGGGAGCCTTGCAACAAGAGGTGTGACTCAGCTCACTCGGAATACCGATACTCAGGATTGGCGGGATCGAAATCCGATTGGCTCAATCCGGTATTCACCTTGACCTTCAAGTAGTTGTACTCCTCATCCAAAACCGGTTTGCCGCCTTCGGTTTCAGGCCATTTCCACGAGCAATAGCGAATGGGAATGTGGAGATCATTGTCAAACAAGACGACCGCTTGGTGAAAGCGAAAGTGCTCGCGTTTTTCCGGATGGGTGATCGTGATTCGCGTGCAGTTGTGAGTCCCAAGCTGTACGTCTGGGTCGATATCGACCACACACTCGCCGTGCAAACGATCTTCCTGCGCAACTGAAATCAATTGATGAAGCAGGTTTTCGATACCGATCGATCGGATCGAATATCGCTGACCTCGCATCGCCAGCGCACCATCGGGATCAAGATAAAGCGTCAGTAGTCCGGCGAGTCCGCCTTGATGAACGACGATCTTTCCTTCGTTCTGATCCTCAACCCAGATCACTTCGCGACCTTTGACGGAGCTGGGCTTGAGGTAGTCCAGGTAGACACCCATCGGGGTAATCAGTTGCCCTGAATCAAGTTTTCGATTTCGTACTTTCAGGTGCGCAAATTGCAGTGGTGGCAGTTCACCGTCAACGCGACATCGTTTTGCGAAAAGTGCCGTGTAGTCTTTGACGTTGGTCTGAACGTGCAACAAACTTTCTTGGGCCAGTTGCAATGCAGGATCAATCGGATGAGACCGCAGATTCAAGGAGGAAGGCCGATAGCTAACCGGAGTCGCGGTGACCGACGATTCAACATCGTTGGGTGCCGGCTGGTCAGCGGATGCGGGCGTTTGCCCAAGAGAAGATTGCGTTGCAGCGCAGATCACAGCCATGCAGATTGCGGTGAGCCGGAATCGAAAGTTTGAGGAGTCCATAGCACAGTCGACCGAAAGGGAGAAAAGAGTAGACCGTTTCAATCGGTATCGGCAATTTTGATGCCGAAATTAAGATTGCCCAATTCGATATAGTTCTCTTACGATTGCAAAGACAAGGTCAGATCGACAATTCGCCGTCGATGACGAGAAATTGTGTCAATGACTGAAAACTGCCGGGAATAACACGAGCCATGCGAACGACCTTTTCCGACCAAGTGATGATCGGCGGACATGTGGCCGCCGGGTTCGAACCAGTCGCCGAAGCGTTCGCTGAAAACTTTCGCTTTCGCGGTGAACGCGGGGCCTCCTGTGC
This is a stretch of genomic DNA from Stieleria sp. JC731. It encodes these proteins:
- a CDS encoding DUF1571 domain-containing protein translates to MAVICAATQSSLGQTPASADQPAPNDVESSVTATPVSYRPSSLNLRSHPIDPALQLAQESLLHVQTNVKDYTALFAKRCRVDGELPPLQFAHLKVRNRKLDSGQLITPMGVYLDYLKPSSVKGREVIWVEDQNEGKIVVHQGGLAGLLTLYLDPDGALAMRGQRYSIRSIGIENLLHQLISVAQEDRLHGECVVDIDPDVQLGTHNCTRITITHPEKREHFRFHQAVVLFDNDLHIPIRYCSWKWPETEGGKPVLDEEYNYLKVKVNTGLSQSDFDPANPEYRYSE